In a genomic window of Schistocerca gregaria isolate iqSchGreg1 chromosome 5, iqSchGreg1.2, whole genome shotgun sequence:
- the LOC126272325 gene encoding CAAX prenyl protease 1 homolog, giving the protein MFTEEQKIFYGILTFMIVEFLWELYLSIRQHHVYEHAVRVPNELKDILTHETYEKARIYGLDRCTFSIVKDIFGMVLSVAIMLFDGIPYFWDLSERIISAFGYSSHNEILQSVTFGFILYTFSTIINLPLVVYNTFVLEEKHGFNKQTVGFFVKDKLKSFAVSQVIFTPLLAAMVYIVQIGGKYFFLYLWMFSVVTSVFLLTIYPNYIAPLFDKYTPLPDGELKTRIEKLAASIDFPLYKLYVVEGSKRSTHSNAYFYGFFKNKRIVLFDTLLKDYTPENKSAGEDKSEEQEKSPTGEKKGCDNDEVLAVLGHELGHWKLNHILKNFVIAQLNLLFMFLVFGLMFKYDPMYRAFGFSTERPVIIGLMIVFQYIFSPYNAILGFLLTMLSRKFEFQADAFAKSLGKAKELQRALIKLNQDNLSFPVYDWLFSMWHHSHPPLLERLRAIEYNKTD; this is encoded by the coding sequence ATGTTTACAGAAGAACAGAAGATATTTTACGGAATATTGACGTTTATGATCGTAGAGTTCTTGTGGGAATTGTACCTGTCTATAAGGCAGCACCATGTGTACGAACATGCTGTGAGAGTTCCAAATGAATTAAAAGACATATTGACACATGAAACGTACGAAAAGGCAAGGATTTATGGGTTGGACAGATGCACATTTAGCATTGTGAAGGACATATTCGGTATGGTATTATCTGTTGCAATTATGTTGTTCGATGgaataccttacttttgggatttgtCGGAAAGAATTATATCCGCTTTTGGTTACAGTTCTCATAATGAAATTTTGCAAAGTGTAACTTTTGGGTTTATTTTGTATACTTTCAGTACAATAATTAATCTCCCTTTGGTTGTTTACAATACCTTCGTATTAGAAGAGAAGCATGGATTCAACAAACAAACGGTTGGGTTTTTTGTGAAAGACAAGTTGAAGAGTTTTGCAGTGTCTCAAGTTATATTTACACCACTTCTTGCAGCCATGGTTTACATTGTTCAGATAGGTGGTAAATACTTCTTTTTATATTTGTGGATGTTTTCTGTTGTAACGAGTGTGTTTCTGTTAACGATTTATCCGAACTATATAGCCCCGCTCTTTGATAAATATACGCCATTGCCTGATGGAGAACTTAAAACtagaatagaaaaactggcagCAAGTATAGATTTTCCTTTGTATAAGTTGTACGTTGTGGAAGGTTCTAAACGATCAACTCACAGCAATGCCTATTTCTATGGGTTCTTCAAGAATAAAAGGATCGTACTTTTCGATACATTATTGAAGGATTACACTCCTGAAAACAAGTCAGCAGGAGAAGACAAATCTGAAGAACAAGAAAAATCGCCTACTGGAGAAAAGAAGGGATGCGACAACGATGAAGTTCTAGCTGTTTTGGGGCATGAACTTGGACACTGGAAACTGAACCACATACTGAAGAACTTTGTCATAGCACAACTGAACCTACTTTTCATGTTTCTTGTATTTGGACTAATGTTTAAGTATGATCCCATGTACCGTGCATTCGGGTTCTCGACTGAACGCCCTGTTATTATTGGGCTCATGATAGTATTTCAGTACATATTTTCCCCTTATAATGCCATTCTGGGGTTCCTGTTGACTATGTTAAGTCGAAAATTTGAATTTCAAGCAGATGCCTTTGCCAAGTCTTTGGGGAAAGCGAAGGAACTGCAACGCGCGTTAATTAAGTTGAATCAAGATAATTTAAGTTTCCCTGTTTATGACTGGTTGTTTTCCATGTGGCATCATTCTCATCCACCTCTTCTGGAAAGACTGAGAGCTATTGAATATAATAAGACTGATTAA